A genomic segment from Campylobacter sp. MG1 encodes:
- a CDS encoding tyrosine-type recombinase/integrase, whose protein sequence is MKYPLDCEENFNNSMLFWLSKFLKFKINSLSNKLLDNPDLLRDINIKLNTTPKNITELDNLAKQIRNIGIIGINTYFNPLKKFYEQIIHYKLYSLKIIDEDLVIEILASITAGLSDASKKNYKIAIVNFFKFLNSQNKDDDGSHVFEIELKNWLGLKASAGQKLPEYMNEEQMKLFLKTLDEFNFKSNSDRNKLAIKIILFTGIRVNEVLRLRLKDISFENELVSLRIHAKGNKYRVVLLDINLINNHLNYLKNIIAQDDFIFIGRNSKPLTQAYISRLIENVLLQAGIRKEKNGAHMLRHSFATLLYKKEKDLLLVQEALGHASLNTSRIYTHFDNDKLKLAAKIAKNLKDDS, encoded by the coding sequence ATGAAATACCCTCTTGATTGTGAAGAAAATTTTAATAATTCTATGTTGTTTTGGCTTAGTAAATTTTTGAAATTCAAAATAAATTCATTGTCTAATAAATTACTAGATAATCCAGATTTATTGCGTGATATTAATATAAAGTTAAATACAACTCCAAAAAATATAACAGAATTAGATAATTTAGCAAAACAAATTAGAAATATAGGTATAATAGGAATTAATACTTATTTTAATCCATTGAAAAAATTTTATGAACAAATTATTCATTACAAGCTCTACTCTCTTAAAATAATTGATGAGGATTTAGTTATTGAAATTCTTGCAAGTATTACAGCTGGTCTTAGTGATGCTAGTAAAAAAAATTATAAGATAGCTATAGTTAATTTTTTTAAATTTTTAAATTCTCAAAATAAAGATGACGATGGTAGTCATGTTTTTGAAATAGAATTAAAAAATTGGCTTGGTCTTAAAGCTAGTGCTGGTCAAAAATTACCTGAATATATGAATGAAGAGCAAATGAAATTATTTTTAAAAACATTAGATGAATTTAATTTTAAAAGTAATTCCGACAGAAACAAATTAGCCATAAAAATAATACTTTTTACAGGTATTAGGGTTAATGAAGTTTTAAGATTAAGATTAAAAGATATTAGTTTTGAAAATGAATTAGTCAGTTTAAGAATTCACGCAAAAGGAAATAAATATCGCGTGGTATTATTAGATATAAATTTAATAAACAATCATTTAAATTATTTAAAAAATATAATAGCACAAGATGATTTTATTTTCATTGGACGCAATAGTAAACCACTAACACAAGCTTATATTTCTAGACTAATTGAAAATGTCTTATTACAAGCAGGGATTAGAAAAGAAAAAAATGGAGCCCATATGTTAAGACATAGTTTTGCTACCCTACTCTATAAAAAAGAAAAGGATTTATTATTAGTTCAAGAAGCCTTAGGTCATGCTTCGCTTAATACTTCAAGAATTTATACTCATTTTGATAATGATAAATTAAAACTAGCAGCAAAAATCGCTAAAAATTTAAAAGATGACTCTTAG